The following coding sequences lie in one Glycine max cultivar Williams 82 chromosome 19, Glycine_max_v4.0, whole genome shotgun sequence genomic window:
- the LOC106797296 gene encoding F-box/kelch-repeat protein At3g23880 produces the protein MAMAQLPQDLIEEILSWLPVKSLMRFRCVSRTWNSLIFQAHFVKLNLQRSSRNTHVLLRCQINTVFEDMRDLPGIAPCSICSLLENPSSTVDNGCHQLDNRYLFIGSCNGLVCLINLVARGEFSEYRVWFCNLATRIMSEDSPHLCLRSCNYKLWWYQVKCGFAYDDRSDTYKVVLVLSNIKSQNWEVRVHRLGDTHWRKVLTCPAFPILGEKCGQPVSGTVNWFAIRKLGFDYEWETVTVDQLVIFSYDLNKETFKYLLMPNGLSQVPCGPELGVLKGCLCLSHVHRRTHFVVWLMREFGVENSWTQLLNVTLELLQAPLPCVILKPLCISEKDCVDILGCSLLCWMVLLAIANCVYALVLAALSFPGSYFVLISFKSS, from the exons ATGGCAATGGCCCAGCTCCCTCAGGACCTCATAGAAGAAATTTTGTCATGGCTTCCCGTCAAATCTCTTATGCGTTTCAGGTGTGTTTCTAGGACTTGGAATTCCCTCATCTTCCAAGCACACTTTGTCAAATTGAACCTTCAAAGGTCATCTAGAAACACCCATGTCCTATTAAGGTGTCAAATTAATACTGTGTTTGAAGATATGAGGGATCTCCCAGGCATCGCCCCATGCTCTATATGTAGTTTACTTGAGAACCCATCATCCACTGTTGACAATGGTTGCCACCAGCTAGACAACAGATACTTATTTATAGGTTCCTGCAATGGGTTGGTTTGCTTGATTAATTTGGTTGCTAGAGGTGAATTCAGTGAATACCGGGTCTGGTTTTGTAACCTGGCCACAAGGATCATGTCTGAAGATTCACCACACTTATGTCTTCGCTCATGCAATTATAAACTTTGGTGGTATCAAGTGAAGTGTGGGTTTGCTTATGATGATCGGAGTGACACTTACAAGGTGGTGTTAGTCCTTTCGAATATTAAGTCACAAAATTGGGAGGTGAGAGTTCACCGCTTAGGTGACACTCATTGGAGAAAGGTTTTAACTTGTCCGGCATTCCCCATTTTGGGAGAAAAATGTGGACAACCTGTGAGTGGCACTGTTAACTGGTTCGCAATTCGCAAGTTGGGTTTTGATTACGAATGGGAAACTGTCACCGTCGAtcaattagtaattttttcatATGATCTAAACAAGGAGACATTCAAATATTTGCTGATGCCGAATGGTCTTTCTCAAGTTCCCTGTGGCCCTGAACTTGGGGTATTGAAGGGCTGCTTGTGTCTTTCTCATGTTCACCGGAGAACCCATTTTGTTGTTTGGCTAATGAGGGAATTTGGAGTTGAAAATTCTTGGACTCAATTGTTGAATGTAACTCTTGAGCTTCTTCAAGCCCCTCTGCCCTGTGTAATACTGAAGCCTCTGTGCATCTCTGAAAAAG ATTGTGTGGATATTTTGGGTTGTTCCTTACTTTGCTGGATGGTTCTATTGGCTATTGCTAATTGTGTGTATGCTTTGGTTTTGGCTGCATTATCTTTTCCTGGCTCATACTTTGTTCTCATCTCCTTTAAATCCTCATAA